The Microcaecilia unicolor chromosome 6, aMicUni1.1, whole genome shotgun sequence genome includes a window with the following:
- the ZNF648 gene encoding zinc finger protein 648 isoform X1 gives MSAYTRRGVEEEAAWNLCLRIIVHCSPYKSQPGFGMMKKEDDWHSDGSDTRDTAEEHSDDSKQSLYKIGLGASLKLEVEEDYSPPSTPVCSPPGPSKKQELPIELQCKDEHMRDPCFKNKSKTTTGVFVTSSTNFDLQCDDDEALEFYSEHTEAFQNDLSDEEDSEDDENTVKIETFDEDLEPVSEAAQPYCCKKCGICFKDLSGLQEHKQIHLSEQSYRCPICDKEFFRAANLRMHKLIHSSDRPHKCPECDRGFIRTADVWRHLRNVHKIERSTMILGNSVVRNPWSVVHHNQYIDGEYVQSGKDGQKAQEEEPKPYICTTCGKGFRKPNLLYKHKVIHRKDKPYKCLECGKAFVQLMRLKRHQQTHSGERPFYCEECGSTFTRQASLQRHQRIHTGEKPYTCLYCEHSFTESGTLRRHERIHMLEKS, from the exons ATGAGCGCATACACAAG GagaggggtggaagaagaggcagCGTGGAACCTTTGCCTCAGAATAATCGTACATTGTTCCCCTTACAAGTCACAGCCCGGTTTTGGTATGATGAAAAAAGAGGACGACTGGCATTCAGATGGGAGTGACACCAGAGACACAGCAGAGGAACACTCAGATGACTCAAAACAAAGCTTATATAAAATAGGCCTAGGGGCCAGCCTGAAGCTGGAGGTGGAGGAAGACTACTCACCCCCATCTACCCCTGTCTGTAGCCCCCCTGGACCATCCAAGAAGCAGGAGTTACCTATTGAGCTGCAATGTAAAGATGAGCATATGCGCGATCCTTGCTTCAAGAATAAGAGCAAGACTACAACTGGTGTCTTTGTCACTTCCAGCACTAACTTTGACCTGCAATGTGATGATGATGAGGCCTTGGAATTCTACTCTGAACACACAGAAGCATTTCAGAATGACCTAAGCGATGAAGAGGACAGTGAAGATGATGAAAACACTGTCAAGATTGAAACATTTGATGAAGACCTGGAGCCTGTTTCGGAGGCAGCCCAACCTTATTGCTGCAAGAAGTGTGGTATCTGTTTTAAGGATCTGAGTGGGTTGCAAGAACATAAGCAAATCCATTTAAGTGAGCAATCCTACCGGTGCCCTATTTGTGATAAGGAGTTCTTCCGTGCTGCCAACTTACGAATGCACAAACTTATCCACTCCAGTGACCGGCCTCATAAATGTCCAGAGTGTGACAGAGGCTTCATCCGCACTGCTGATGTCTGGCGCCATTTGCGTAACGTCCACAAGATTGAGCGCTCTACAATGATCCTGGGTAATAGTGTGGTGAGAAATCCCTGGTCTGTAGTACATCATAACCAGTACATTGATGGGGAATATGTCCAGTCAGGGAAGGATGGACAGAAAGCTCAAGAAGAAGAGCCAAAACCTTATATTTGCACAACCTGTGGCAAAGGCTTTCGAAAGCCAAACCTTCTATACAAACATAAAGTGATCCATCGGAAAGACAAGCCCTACAAATGCCTGGAATGTGGCAAAGCTTTTGTGCAGCTGATGCGGCTTAAACGTCACCAACAGACTCATTCTGGAGAACGGCCCTTCTATTGTGAGGAGTGTGGCAGCACCTTCACTCGCCAGGCTTCACTTCAGCGACACCAGCGTATACATACTGGAGAGAAGCCCTACACTTGTTTGTACTGTGAGCATTCCTTCACTGAGTCAGGCACCCTGAGAAGACATGAGCGTATACACATGTTAGAAAAATCATAA
- the ZNF648 gene encoding zinc finger protein 648 isoform X2: MMKKEDDWHSDGSDTRDTAEEHSDDSKQSLYKIGLGASLKLEVEEDYSPPSTPVCSPPGPSKKQELPIELQCKDEHMRDPCFKNKSKTTTGVFVTSSTNFDLQCDDDEALEFYSEHTEAFQNDLSDEEDSEDDENTVKIETFDEDLEPVSEAAQPYCCKKCGICFKDLSGLQEHKQIHLSEQSYRCPICDKEFFRAANLRMHKLIHSSDRPHKCPECDRGFIRTADVWRHLRNVHKIERSTMILGNSVVRNPWSVVHHNQYIDGEYVQSGKDGQKAQEEEPKPYICTTCGKGFRKPNLLYKHKVIHRKDKPYKCLECGKAFVQLMRLKRHQQTHSGERPFYCEECGSTFTRQASLQRHQRIHTGEKPYTCLYCEHSFTESGTLRRHERIHMLEKS; the protein is encoded by the coding sequence ATGATGAAAAAAGAGGACGACTGGCATTCAGATGGGAGTGACACCAGAGACACAGCAGAGGAACACTCAGATGACTCAAAACAAAGCTTATATAAAATAGGCCTAGGGGCCAGCCTGAAGCTGGAGGTGGAGGAAGACTACTCACCCCCATCTACCCCTGTCTGTAGCCCCCCTGGACCATCCAAGAAGCAGGAGTTACCTATTGAGCTGCAATGTAAAGATGAGCATATGCGCGATCCTTGCTTCAAGAATAAGAGCAAGACTACAACTGGTGTCTTTGTCACTTCCAGCACTAACTTTGACCTGCAATGTGATGATGATGAGGCCTTGGAATTCTACTCTGAACACACAGAAGCATTTCAGAATGACCTAAGCGATGAAGAGGACAGTGAAGATGATGAAAACACTGTCAAGATTGAAACATTTGATGAAGACCTGGAGCCTGTTTCGGAGGCAGCCCAACCTTATTGCTGCAAGAAGTGTGGTATCTGTTTTAAGGATCTGAGTGGGTTGCAAGAACATAAGCAAATCCATTTAAGTGAGCAATCCTACCGGTGCCCTATTTGTGATAAGGAGTTCTTCCGTGCTGCCAACTTACGAATGCACAAACTTATCCACTCCAGTGACCGGCCTCATAAATGTCCAGAGTGTGACAGAGGCTTCATCCGCACTGCTGATGTCTGGCGCCATTTGCGTAACGTCCACAAGATTGAGCGCTCTACAATGATCCTGGGTAATAGTGTGGTGAGAAATCCCTGGTCTGTAGTACATCATAACCAGTACATTGATGGGGAATATGTCCAGTCAGGGAAGGATGGACAGAAAGCTCAAGAAGAAGAGCCAAAACCTTATATTTGCACAACCTGTGGCAAAGGCTTTCGAAAGCCAAACCTTCTATACAAACATAAAGTGATCCATCGGAAAGACAAGCCCTACAAATGCCTGGAATGTGGCAAAGCTTTTGTGCAGCTGATGCGGCTTAAACGTCACCAACAGACTCATTCTGGAGAACGGCCCTTCTATTGTGAGGAGTGTGGCAGCACCTTCACTCGCCAGGCTTCACTTCAGCGACACCAGCGTATACATACTGGAGAGAAGCCCTACACTTGTTTGTACTGTGAGCATTCCTTCACTGAGTCAGGCACCCTGAGAAGACATGAGCGTATACACATGTTAGAAAAATCATAA